The Desulfobacteraceae bacterium nucleotide sequence GGGGGTGCAGCCGGGCAGCTACACCCATCTCACCGAGTTCTTCGGCCCGGTGCTGGGCGTGATGCGCGCCGAGAATCTGGAACACGCCATCCGCCTGGTCAACCAGACCGGCTACGGCCTGACCTCGGGGCTCGAAAGCCTCGACAAACGCGAGCAGGCCCGCTGGATCGCCGGCATCCGGGCCGGCAACCTCTACATCAACCGCGGCACCACCGGGGCCATCGTGCTGCGGCAGCCCTTCGGCGGCATGCGCAAATCGGCCCTGGGGGCCGGCATCAAGGCCGGCAGCCCGAATTACGTCACCCAGTTCATGACTTTCCGCGACACCGCCCCGCCGGTGGTCGGCGCCCTGGAGAAGGAGAGCGCCCTGCTGCGGCTGATCCAGGAATGGCAGCAGAATCTCGCCTGGGGGGCGTTTGACCCGGCGCTGCGGGCCGACTTGGATAAAACCGTGCGCGCCGTCAAGAGCTACCTCTACCACTACGAGCAGGAATTCTCCCGGTCCAAGGACTATTTTCACCTCCGCGGCCAGGACAACATCTTTCGCTACCGGCCGGTGGGCGCCGTGGCCGTGCGGCTGGATCGGCGCGACAGCCTCTTCGACGCCCTGGCGCGCATCGCCGCGGTCCGGATCGCCCGCTGCCCCCTGCGGGTGAGCATCCCGCCCGCGTTGGACAATGCGGTCACAACTTTTCTCGACGGCCGGGAGGGTCGACGGCTGGTGGACGGGGCCGAGGTGGTTCGCGAGGCGGATGCGGCCCTGGCCGGCCAGCTGCAAAATCTGGAGCGCATCCGCTATGCCGGACCGGAGCGGGTGCCGGCGGCGGTGTTCGCCGCGGCGGCCAGGACCGGGTTTTACATCGCCCGCAACCCGGTGCTGATGGAGGGACGGATCGAGATGCTGAACTACTTCCTGGAGCAGAGCATCTGCGACAGCTACCACCGCTACGGCAACCTGGGAGAGCGGGCGCTTTGAGTTGCAGGCCCATGGCCCCGGGCCGCCCGCCGGCAGAGGGGACCTTCCATGGGTTCGAACCCTGATGAGCTTCGGCGCCAGACGGCCGCCGCGGCCCCGGTTGCCGGGGTCGTACTGGCGGCCGGAAGCAGCCGCCGGATGGGCTGCCCCAAACAGCTGCTGCCCTTTAGGGGCAAACCGCTGCTGGCCCATGTGGTGGCCAGTGCCCGGGATGCCGGCCTGCAGCCGGTGGTCGTGGTGCTGGGACACGGCGCCGCCCGGGTTCGCCGGGAAGTGGACCTCAGCGACACCCGGGTGACCATCAATCCGGATTACCGACGCGGTCAGAGCACCTCCCTCATTCGGGGCCTTGCAGCCCTGCCCCCGGCCTGCCCGGCGGCCCTTTTCCTGCTGGGCGACCAGCCCCTGGTCACGCCGGGTCTGATCGCGCGGGTCCTGGCCGGCTACCGGCGAAACCTCGCCCCGGTGGTGGTGCCGACCTTCAGGGGGCGCCGGGGCAATCCGGTGCTGATCGACCGGTC carries:
- a CDS encoding nucleotidyltransferase family protein yields the protein MGSNPDELRRQTAAAAPVAGVVLAAGSSRRMGCPKQLLPFRGKPLLAHVVASARDAGLQPVVVVLGHGAARVRREVDLSDTRVTINPDYRRGQSTSLIRGLAALPPACPAALFLLGDQPLVTPGLIARVLAGYRRNLAPVVVPTFRGRRGNPVLIDRSLFPRLGTLSGDVGARGLLREYAGRIEWVAVADPGIHLDVDTWQDYQDLKALETRFP